Sequence from the Methanocalculus alkaliphilus genome:
TCTTGGTATCGGTCCAAATCTCCTCTATGATGCGGTTGCGTATGTGGGTGGAAAGAAACGCCAGGATATCGTCATGCTCGTCAACCAGACAGGAGATGCAGGAAGAGCGGTTGAATTGTTTCTCCTCAGGGAGAAGACCCAGCAGGCACGCCTCTTTCCGGGCGACGAGCTGACACTCGCAGAGGTCTACACGACATTTGAGCGGATGGCAGATACCGGCGGTCTAAAATCCCAAAGGGAGAAGCAACGGAATATTCAACTCCTCTTCTCAGATGCCTCACCTCTTGACGGCCGGTATCTCACCCGCCTGATGCTTGAGGAGCTCAGGATAGGTGTGGGGGAAGGAAATGTGCGTGATGCTATCGCCCGTGCCTTCGGAGTGAGCCCCGCCCTCGTTGATCGTGCACACCAGGTGATCAACGATCTCGGTGAGGTGGCACGTATTGCGAAATCAGATCCCGATGCCCTGGAGAAGGTGACGATTGAACTTTTCAGGCCGGTGAAGGTGATGCTCGCTCAGGCAGGAACGATCCAGGATATGATCACCGGCTCCCGCGAGGTCGCGGCCGAGTATAAATATGATGGCAGCAGGTTCCAGTTTCACCGTTCAGATGAACGGACGGTCATCTACTCCCGGAGGCTTGAGGATCTCACCGATGCACTCCCTGATGTAGCAGAGAAGCTTCATGCCGTCTGTTCGGGAGATCTTATCCTTGACGGCGAGGTGATCGCCATCAAAGACGGCCATCCGATGCCTTTTCAGACAGTTCTGCGGCGGATCCGAAGGAAACATGATGTGGCGGGACATGTCGGTGAGATCGAGATGATCCCCCTCGTCTTTGATATCCTCTATAAGGATGGCAGAAGCCTCATCGATCTCCCCCTCTCAGAGCGGCGGCTGATCCTTGAGGAGTCGCTCACCGGCTCGGTCGCTCCACAGATTCGATCATCCGATGAAGAGGAGCTGCTTGCCTTCTACCATGCGGCACTCGATGAAGGCCATGAGGGGATTATGCTGAAGGGCCCGGCATCCCCCTACATTCCGGGGAACCGGGGGAAGCACTGGATCAAATGCAAACCTGAGGTTGAGACGATGGATCTCGCCGTCATCGGAGGGGAGTGGGGCGAGGGGCGGAGAGCCCGTCACTTCGGATCATTCCTCCTCGCATGCCGGGATGATCAGGATAACCTCCTGCCGGTGAGCAGGGTAGCAACCGGGATCAATGATGAGACACTCGGCATCCTCTATGATCTCTTTAAGGATCGTGTCATCAGCGAATCAGGAAAGGAGGTCACCTTTGAGCCGGGGATCATCTTTGAGATCGGCTACTCGGAGATACAGAAGAGTCCAAACTATGCCTCAGGTTATGCACTCAGGTTCCCGAGATTTGTCCGTATCCGGGATGATAAGCGGATGGACGAGATCGAGTCACTCGCCTCGATCACCGGACGGTACCATCCCGCGGGTCCGCGACAGACAGAGGAGAACCCTCATAGAAAGAATACATTAATATAAGAGGGTCGAACCTTCTTCTGTATGGAAGATCTGATTGTTTCGGATACATATACCCGGGATCATCTGAAACAGCTGGAGGATCGCCTCTCTGACTATATCGAAAAGAATATTCATTCAATAGACATGGCGATCCCGGCATTCCTCGCCCATGTCCGATCCACCGTGAACCAGTCGGCTCCACGACTCTCAGAGCCTGAGTATAATCTCTTTATGGATGGGATCGCCTGCCATATCTTCCGGAGAAGTCCGCATGCAAACGATGCCGCATATAATGAGGAACTTGGAAGAGCCCTCGGAGAGGTGAAGAGAGGAGGGGGGCGGGGAGCTCTCGATCTCGTCTCCGGGCTGCACCGTATCATGCAGGGGAATTACGAGAGGGCATTAAGCCTCCTGAAGAAATACCAGGTGCATGATCCCCTGATCGGATCTGCACGTGCCTACTGTTCTATCAGAATAGATCAGAAGAATCCAAAAGTTCAGTCTCCTGGTGAACCGGATCCCCGCCCCTCGGAGATGATCCTGAATGCACGTGAGCAGTTGATGGAGATGGCCCACAACCGCCCCCGCCTCCTCATCCATCCGGTCCTTACGATGGAAGAGAGGAGTCTCCTGCTGGGTATCTTCTGGGAGGTGTATGAACAGGCGAGGATCTGGTTTCCCCACGAATCCTGGTTCATCAGCATCGCCCTTTCGATAGCAGAGATGGAAGGGGACCGGCGGCGGCATGATGAGATCGTCAGGGATGCCATCAGGGATTTTCCAGAGGATATCAGGTTTTTACGAGTCGCATTCCAGGATGCCCTGGCAAATGGATCTATCGAGACGGCAGCACTCATTCTTAAGACGATGATACGGGTCATGCCGGATGAGGGGGAGCCGATGTACTATGGGCTCAGGATAGCGCTTGTAACAAAAAAAGCCCATAT
This genomic interval carries:
- a CDS encoding ATP-dependent DNA ligase encodes the protein MLFSEFALWCERIEQLSGRLEMIDLIAGVLPDLDEEDLPIFVRFIRGLIFPDWSPANLGIGPNLLYDAVAYVGGKKRQDIVMLVNQTGDAGRAVELFLLREKTQQARLFPGDELTLAEVYTTFERMADTGGLKSQREKQRNIQLLFSDASPLDGRYLTRLMLEELRIGVGEGNVRDAIARAFGVSPALVDRAHQVINDLGEVARIAKSDPDALEKVTIELFRPVKVMLAQAGTIQDMITGSREVAAEYKYDGSRFQFHRSDERTVIYSRRLEDLTDALPDVAEKLHAVCSGDLILDGEVIAIKDGHPMPFQTVLRRIRRKHDVAGHVGEIEMIPLVFDILYKDGRSLIDLPLSERRLILEESLTGSVAPQIRSSDEEELLAFYHAALDEGHEGIMLKGPASPYIPGNRGKHWIKCKPEVETMDLAVIGGEWGEGRRARHFGSFLLACRDDQDNLLPVSRVATGINDETLGILYDLFKDRVISESGKEVTFEPGIIFEIGYSEIQKSPNYASGYALRFPRFVRIRDDKRMDEIESLASITGRYHPAGPRQTEENPHRKNTLI